In Candidatus Yanofskybacteria bacterium, the DNA window TTTCCTCAATTCTGGCTGGATGAATACGTCCGTCAGCAATAAGTTTGTCTATTGTCAGTTTGGCAATTTGTCGGCGTACAGGGTCAAAACCAGAAACAACCAGTACTTCTGGAGTGTCATCAATAATTATATCAACTCCGGTTAATCGTTCAATGGTCTTTATATTTCTTCCTTCCTTACCAATTATTTTGCCCTTTACCTCGTCAGACGGCAAGGCCACAACAGTAGTCATAGCGTCGGAAATATGGGATCCAGCGTACCGCTGAATGGCAGAGGTCAAAACCTCCCGTGCCTTCTTATCCACCTCTTCTTTGTTGGATTGTTCAAATTTACGTATTTTTTCAACTAATTCGTTTTTGTACTCATCTTCGAGGTTTCTGAAAAGTATATCTTTTGCTTCATCTTTTTTAAGGCCGGCTATCTTTTGAAGTTCTTGATTTTGGGTTTGTAATTTTGTTTCTAACTCTATTTTTAATTCGCTGACCTCTGCAACTTTGGAGGTAACAATTTGCTTTTCTTTGTCCATATCTTTTGCTTTGGTATCAAGTTCTGCCTCACGTTTAGCCAGCATGTTTTCAATTCTTACCAATTGCTGATGTCGTTCTTCCTCTACCCTTTTGGCTTCTTCCAGAGTTTTTAAAGAATTATTTTTTGCTTCCAAAATTAAATCCTGAGCCTTATTTTTGGCTTCGGTTAGGAGATTTTCAGCACGAGTACGTGCTGAACTTATTTTCTTGTTTGTAAGAAGGAGACTAAGTAAATAACCTACCGCGAGACCAGAAAGTAACGCTAAAACCCCTCCAATAACGGAGTAGATGCCAATATTCATTGTGTTGTAGTAGCATAAACATTACGTATACGTAGTACGTAGCGAGTAATATGTAGAAAACTCCATATTACTTTCCGCTTGCTGCGTGCGTATTGCTTAGAAAGTTAAGTTTAAGATAAATAAGACCTGATTTAATTATAGTCTAAATAAACGCGGCCGTCAAACAAATGTAAAAGCGGGCTACTTGGCCCGCCCGAACTCCTAATCGGCTATTTTATGTTTTATTTTCTTACTTTCGTCTTTTTTAGAACAGGTAAGGCATTCCGTTGCCCAAGGAATTGCTTTTAGGCGTATTGTGGGAATCTTACTTTTGCAAGAGAGGCAGAAGCCATAGTTTCCATTTTTAATGTTCAAAATTGCCTGACTTATTTTAAAAATTTGCTTTGCGCAGCCATTGGCAAGGTGCAGATTGACTTCTTGATCCAAAATTGTGCTGGCAAGATCCGCGGAATCCCTTAGTCCATCTTCTCCGATGGCAACAAGGCCCCTAAGTGCTTGTTTTTGTCGGTCAAGGCATTCTCTTAATTTTAACCCAAGAAGTTCTTCCCGTTTCTTTAGAAAGCTTTCTGTTAAAGCCATATTATTCATCCTCCAAGTAGTAAAAGAACGCCTAATACCCGCCTAAATTGATAATAGTAAATCAA includes these proteins:
- the rny gene encoding ribonuclease Y; the protein is MNIGIYSVIGGVLALLSGLAVGYLLSLLLTNKKISSARTRAENLLTEAKNKAQDLILEAKNNSLKTLEEAKRVEEERHQQLVRIENMLAKREAELDTKAKDMDKEKQIVTSKVAEVSELKIELETKLQTQNQELQKIAGLKKDEAKDILFRNLEDEYKNELVEKIRKFEQSNKEEVDKKAREVLTSAIQRYAGSHISDAMTTVVALPSDEVKGKIIGKEGRNIKTIERLTGVDIIIDDTPEVLVVSGFDPVRRQIAKLTIDKLIADGRIHPARIEETVEKAKAEINEKIKQAGEAALFEVGAGTVDPRLTYLLGRLAFRTSFGQNVLLHSIEMAHISGMLAAEIGADVMVAKKGALFHDIGKAVDHEVQGTHVEIGRKLLQKFGTDEKVVAAMEAHHEEYPYSTLESRIVQSADAISGARPGARRDTVEIYLKRLEDLEKIASSFEGVEKSYAIQAGRELRIFVTPTKVDDLTAMKLARDIAKRIESEMKYPGEIKVNVIRETRAIEYAR